The following coding sequences lie in one Niabella agricola genomic window:
- a CDS encoding PH domain-containing protein, translated as MKFELQPNEAPIDTWAINYIGPNNKAAVGKLTITNQRLLFLPQHDMDSLSLSIYNRKGMIVLNKSDIKDVTVQKSLLSKKVFITMPDDSVHIFNYGMMNIDKLVAAIQTKEIHNQSLS; from the coding sequence ATGAAATTTGAATTACAACCCAACGAAGCCCCTATCGATACCTGGGCCATCAACTATATTGGTCCCAATAATAAGGCTGCGGTCGGTAAGCTCACCATTACCAACCAGCGCCTGTTGTTCCTGCCGCAGCATGATATGGATTCCTTGTCGTTATCGATTTACAACCGCAAAGGAATGATCGTGCTGAACAAGTCTGATATTAAAGACGTGACCGTTCAAAAAAGCCTCCTTTCAAAAAAAGTCTTTATTACGATGCCGGATGATTCGGTACATATATTTAATTATGGCATGATGAATATCGACAAACTAGTGGCGGCAATACAAACCAAAGAAATCCATAACCAATCACTTTCTTAA